The proteins below are encoded in one region of Catharus ustulatus isolate bCatUst1 chromosome 21, bCatUst1.pri.v2, whole genome shotgun sequence:
- the NELFB gene encoding negative elongation factor B, translating to MYAGLQELGVANGEDLKETLTNCTEPLKAIEQFQTENGVLLPSLQYALPFLDLHGTPRLEFHQSVFDELREKLLERVSAIALEGKVEERYKKLEDLLEKSFSLVKMPSIQPVVMCVMKHLPKVPEKKLKLVMADKDLYKACAVEVKRQIWQDNQALFGDEVSPLLKQYILEKENILFSNDISFLQNFFSPSPKTRRQGEVVQKLTQMIGKNVKLYDMVLQFLRTLFLRTRNVHYCTLRAELLMSLHDLEISEICTVDPCHKFTWCLDACIREKFVDNKRARELQGFLDGVKKGQEQVLGDLSMILCDPFAINTLALSTIRHLQDLVGQDTLPRESPDLLLLLRMLSLGQGAWDMIDSQVFKEPKMEAELITRFLPLLMSFVVDDHTFTVDQKLPSEEKGPIPYPSTIPEAFTKFLQENRIACEIGLYYILHITKQRNKNAFLRLLPALVETFSDLAFSDIFLHLLTGNLTLLSDEFALEEFCTSLFDGFFLTACSRKENVHRHVLRLLLHLHHKVAPAKLESLQKALEPTKQSGEAVKELYNQLSEKLELRKPSPAEVTETPSMELPLPTVPTPASR from the exons ATGTACgcggggctgcaggagctgggagtggcCAACGGCGAGGACCTCAAGGAGACCCTCACGAACTGCACGGAGCCGCTGAAGGCCATCGAGCAGTTCCAG ACGGAGAACGGGGTGCTGCTGCCCTCGCTGCAGTATGCCCTGCCCTTCCTGGACCTGCACGGCACCCCCCGGCTCGAGTTCCACCAGTCCGTGTTCGATGAGCTGcgggagaagctgctggagagagtctCTGCCATTGCCTTGGAGGGGAAGGTCGAGGAGAG ATACAAGAAGCTGGAAGATCTCCTAGAGAAGAGCTTTTCCCTGGTCAAGATGCCCTCCATACAGCCCGTGGTCATGTGTGTCATGAAGCACTTGCCCAAG GTCCCTGAGAAGAAGCTGAAGCTGGTGATGGCTGATAAGGATCTGTACAAGGCCTGTGCTGTGGAGGTGAAGAGACAGATCTGGCAGGACAACCAGGCTCTCTTTGGGGATGAGGTGTCACCCCTGCTGAAACAATACATCCTGGAGAAGGAGAACATTCTCTTCAGCAATGATATTTCCTTCTTGCAAAATTTCTTCAGTCCATCTCCCAAAACAAGACGTCAAGGAGAG GTGGTGCAGAAGCTGACGCAGATGATCGGGAAGAACGTGAAGCTCTATGACATGGTGCTGCAGTTCCTGAGGACCTTGTTCCTGCGCACCAGGAATGTCCACTACTGCacgctgagggcagagctcctGATGTCACTGCACGACCTGGAGATCAGTGAGATCTGCACTGTTGACCCCTGTCACAAG TTCACCTGGTGCCTCGACGCCTGCATTCGGGAGAAGTTCGTGGACAACAAGAGAGCTCGGGAATTGCAAGGATTCCTGGATGGGGTGAAGAAAGGACAAGAACAAGTATTGGG GGACTTATCAATGATCCTGTGTGATCCCTTTGCCATTAACACCTTAGCCTTGAGCACCATAAGGCACCTGCAAGACCTGGTTGGGCAGGACACCTTACCCAGG GAAAGCCcagatctgctgctgctccttagGATGCTGTCTTTGGGACAGGGGGCCTGGGACATGATTGACAGCCAAGTCTTCAAGGAACCAAAAATG GAAGCCGAGCTGATCACCAGGTTCCTGCCCCTGCTGATGTCCTTTGTGGTGGATGACCACACCTTCACTGTGGATCAGAAGCTGCCCTCGGAGGAGAAGGGACCAATCCCCTACCCCAGCACCATTCCCGAGGCTTTCACCAA GTTCCTGCAGGAGAACAGAATAGCTTGTGAGATTGGGCTGTATTACATCCTTCACATCACCAAACAGAGGAACAAGAATGCTTTTCTGAGGCTCCTGCCAGCACTAG TTGAGACATTCAGTGACTTGGCCTTCAGTGACATTTTCCTGCACCTGCTCACTGGTAACCTCACCCTGCTCAGTGATGAGTTTGCACTTGAGGAGTTCTGCACCAGCCTCTTTGATGGCTTCTTCctcactgcctgctccag GAAGGAGAACGTGCACAGACAtgtgctcaggctgctgctgcatctgcaTCACAAAGTTGCCCCAGCCAAACTAGAGTCTCTGCAGAAAGCTTTGGAGCCCACCAAGCAG AGTGGGGAAGCTGTGAAGGAGCTTTACAACCAGCTCAGTGAGAAACTGGAGCTCCGCAAGCCCAGCCCGGCCGAGGTGACTGAGACCCCCTCcatggagctgcccctgcccaccgTGCCCACTCCAGCCTCAcgctga